The following proteins come from a genomic window of Sorghum bicolor cultivar BTx623 chromosome 3, Sorghum_bicolor_NCBIv3, whole genome shotgun sequence:
- the LOC8078161 gene encoding brassinosteroid LRR receptor kinase BRI1: MLNADFSAVASTLLQLSSVESVTVRNANISGMFSALRGVDCGEKLSFLDLSGNHISGEVPAFINCSRLEYLDLSGNLISGSVAVGVLSGCSSLTSLNLSGNHLVGAFPADISHLESLTTLNLSNNNFSGEIPGNAFLHLPKLRTLNLSFNYFDGSIPEVVTMLPELEILDLSSNLLSGIIPGTLCSTNTSSKLQVLYLQNNYLTGGISEAISSCTGLVSLDLSLNYINGTIPSSLGMLPGLRDLVLWQNALDGEIPASLSRMLSLEYLILDYNALVGSIPSGLANCTELKWMSLASNRLSGPLPTWLGQLVNLQVLRLGNNSFTGPIPPELGDCRSLLWLDLSGNQLKGHIPSELAKQSRTMAPITSSTRKFAYLRNGEQRNTYQCRGKGSLVDITGIRQSDLSRMPSKKACSFTRVYLVSTSNINCFSFRFLDLSFNQLDSEIPKDLGSMNCLMIMNLGYNRLSGVIPAALAGAKLLQILDLSHNLLEGQIPSSFSTMSLTEVDLSNNRLSGMVPELGSLATFPASQFENNSGLCGFPLPLCKQSVANTQQSKSHKRQAILTAGAMAVFSVSLFVCVAALLICLCQRKKSKIHNKANEALRLQGNLFSIWNFDGGDVYKQIVEATENFDEKYCIGRGGHGSVYEATLQTGETFAVKKMRKTEDESMKNEEQFSREIVALLQIRHRNIVKLYGYCRTDQDKFLVYEYMERGSLSTILMANASAVELDWNKRLDIAKDVANALYYLHHDCSTPIVHRDITCNNILVDMEFRACVSDFGLAKILNFDASSCTRIAGTTGYLAPELAYMTRVTEKCDVYSFGVVVLELFMGSHPSDLLSDLICTDKKSTSLEDLLDTRLPLPEPEAAREIFVFLTLALQCLDPNPANRPTMRSAIKKLSAEPITDDVDYLRADLMGMDTPTHVH; encoded by the exons ATGCTCAACGCAGATTTTAGTGCTGTGGCAAGTACCCTGCTTCAGCTAAGCAGCGTGGAGTCGGTAACAGTCCGTAACGCCAACATTTCTGGCATGTTCTCGGCGCTGCGGGGAGTGGATTGCGGGGAGAAATTGTCTTTTTTGGACCTCTCCGGGAATCATATCTCTGGGGAAGTTCCAGCATTCATCAATTGCTCCAGATTGGAGTACCTTGATCTCTCTGGCAACCTCATATCTGGCAGCGTGGCAGTAGGAGTCCTGTCCGGTTGCAGCAGCCTGACCTCGCTCAACCTTTCAGGAAACCATCTTGTTGGTGCGTTCCCAGCAGATATCTCACACCTCGAATCACTTACTACCCTCAATCTATCAAACAACAATTTCTCAGGCGAGATTCCAGGAAATGCTTTTCTTCATCTACCTAAGCTCAGGACACTTAACCTCTCCTTCAACTACTTCGATGGCTCCATTCCAGAAGTGGTCACCATGCTTCCGGAGCTTGAGATACTCGACCTCAGCTCCAACTTGCTCTCTGGCATCATCCCAGGTACCCTCTGTTCCACAAACACTAGCAGCAAGTTGCAAGTTCTTTACCTGCAGAACAACTACCTCACTGGTGGCATCTCAGAGGCCATCTCCAGCTGCACTGGTCTTGTTTCACTTGACCTCAGTCTTAACTATATCAATGGGACTATTCCCTCATCCCTTGGCATGCTCCCGGGCCTCCGTGATCTGGTCTTGTGGCAGAACGCCCTGGATGGAGAGATACCCGCCTCTCTGTCCAGAATGCTTTCACTTGAATATCTTATTCTTGACTACAATGCTCTTGTTGGAAGCATCCCTTCAGGTCTGGCAAACTGCACAGAGCTAAAGTGGATGTCACTTGCCAGCAACCGGCTTTCCGGTCCACTACCTACCTGGCTCGGCCAACTCGTCAACCTTCAAGTCTTGCGGCTGGGAAATAACTCCTTCACTGGCCCGATACCGCCGGAGCTGGGTGACTGCAGGAGTCTGTTATGGCTGGACCTGAGTGGTAACCAGCTGAAAGGGCATATACCATCTGAGCTTGCAAAGCAGTCTAGGACGATGGCACCCATCACTTCTTCCACAAGAAAGTTCGCATACCTTCGCAATGGCGAACAAAGGAATACCTATCAATGCCGTGGCAAAGGAAGTTTGGTTGATATCACAGGCATTCGACAAAGCGATTTGAGTCGGATGCCAAGTAAGAAAGCCTGCAGCTTCACAAGAGTGTACTTAGTCAGTACTTCTAATATCAACTGCTTTTCATTCAGATTTCTGGATTTGTCGTTTAATCAGCTTGACTCAGAGATCCCAAAGGACCTTGGGAGCATGAATTGCCTCATGATCATGAACCTTGGATACAATCGTCTATCAGGTGTGATCCCCGCTGCGCTTGCTGGCGCCAAGTTACTCCAAATACTCGACCTTTCTCACAACTTGCTGGAGGGGCAAATACCCAGCTCATTCTCGACAATGTCGCTAACAGAGGTTGATTTATCGAATAACAGGCTGAGCGGGATGGTTCCAGAACTTGGGTCGCTTGCCACATTCCCTGCAAGTCAGTTTGAGAACAACTCTGGCTTGTGTGGGTTTCCACTCCCACTGTGCAAGCAGAGTGTTGCCAATACCCAGCAGTCGAAATCACACAAGAGGCAGGCAATCCTTACTGCTGGCGCCATGGCAGTGTTTTCTGTCTCGCTGTTCG TTTGTGTCGCAGCACTGTTGATATGCCTATGTCAAAGGAAGAAATCCAAGATACATAATAAAGCAAATGAAGCTTTAAGATTACAGGGGAATTTATTTTCTATCTGGAACTTCGATGGTGGAGATGTCTACAAGCAGATTGTGGAAGCAACAGAGAACTTTGATGAAAAATATTGCATTGGAAGAGGAGGTCATGGGTCTGTCTATGAAGCTACACTGCAAACAGGAGAAACTTTTGCGGTAAAGAAGATGCGCAAAACAGAGGATGAAAGCATGAAAAACGAGGAACAGTTCAGCCGTGAAATAGTGGCCTTGCTGCAGATACGACACCGGAACATTGTGAAGCTCTATGGATATTGCCGCACTGATCAAGATAAGTTTCTTGTATACGAATATATGGAGAGAGGAAGCTTGTCAACTATTCTCATGGCCAATGCAAGTGCTGTTGAGCTGGATTGGAATAAGAGGCTAGATATCGCTAAGGATGTGGCTAATGCTCTCTATTACTTGCACCATGATTGTTCAACTCCAATAGTCCACCGAGATATAACATGCAATAACATTTTGGTTGATATGGAGTTCAGGGCCTGCGTATCCGACTTTGGCTTAGCTAAAATATTGAACTTTGATGCATCAAGTTGTACAAGGATTGCTGGAACAACTGGGTATCTTGCACCAG AGCTTGCATACATGACGAGGGTGACGGAGAAATGCGACGTCTACAGCTTCGGCGTGGTGGTTCTTGAGCTGTTCATGGGATCCCATCCCAGTGATCTTCTTTCCGATCTCATCTGCACAGACAAGAAAAGCACATCGCTGGAGGATCTGTTGGACACCCGGCTCCCGCTCCCTGAACCTGAGGCCGCAAGAGAAATCTTTGTGTTCCTCACGCTGGCTCTCCAGTGCTTGGATCCCAATCCAGCGAACCGCCCGACAATGCGGTCCGCAATCAAGAAGCTCTCTGCAGAGCCGATAACCGATGATGTTGATTACCTTCGTGCTGACCTCATGGGCATGGATACTCCAACCCATGTGCATTGA